A region of the Colias croceus chromosome 28, ilColCroc2.1 genome:
ATGGGAAAAAAGACAAATGGATGCTGGCGCGCGATCTAGCACTATGGTTTGCCAGATCAATATTGCCATTCGACAGCATAAATGACGAAGCCATGATtgactttttcaaaaaatacaatattattgtgacTGATGACGATCTACCCTCACGGCATAATATTGCTAGAGAGGGGCTAGAAGATGTATATAACTCTGTGTATATAACAGTATGTTGGCATATGTACAGAgtactattaaaaaacaaaatataagatTTGGTGCATTAACAACAGATTTTTGGACAGACCAATTTAGACGACGTAATTATATAACCTGCACTTTCGATTACATTTCCCATGAGATGAATCTTTTGAAATTCACGTTAGCTACTCAACAAGTTACTGgaaaacatacaggtgaaaaGATTAAAGATGAAATTCAAAGTATTTTGCGTACATTTCAGATTCCACAAAAAGATATTGTCCTTGTGACCGACTCTGGCAGTAATATGAAAAGAGCCGCTGATTTACTGAATATGCAAAATCATCGTAGCCTTGGACATGGTTTGCATAATCTGGTCACCGTAGATGGTATTCAGAACACTGATGAGGTTCTTTGccttattaataaatgtaagaAGATAGTCAAGCACTTGAGGTATAGAGCTCCTCAACTAGAAGCCGCTGCCAGCAAAGAACAGCGTGATCTGCTCTCATCTTTTGTAGATATTGATATAAACCACTCGGATGATGAAGATTCATCGATTGATGTTCACGTAGAAGAGCCTTTGACAAGTTCTGGAACCGGCGCCCCTCctacaataaaaacaagtacACCAACAAGGTGGCACAGCATGCTTATGATGCTAAAAAGCATCAACCACAATGCAAATCACCGTCCGATTAGagacatcatcatcatcatcatcagcccatatacgttcccactgctgggacacgggcctcctatgagggtacaggccataatccaccacgctggccaagtgcgtgttggcggatgacacatgtcgtcgaactttttaattcttcgacatgtcggtttcctcacgatgttttccttcaccgttcgagcagtggtgatgttacaacatgcgcagataaattgaaaaatcaatttatttcctgcgcgctcgcctggtctcgaaccccggacttatcgattcgaagtccgaggtctcaccactgagccaccactgctcgatTAGAGACATGTTGCTTGATATAGGTCGCAGTTCTTTATTATTAGACGAAAACGAGTACAATTTAATTACCAGCTTGACGTCgttctttaataaattcaaGACGATAGTGGAAATCCTAAGCTCGGAATCACAAACCACAATTAAtttggcattgatttttaaatctgAAATTAGAAGGTTGCTGGAAGAATGTGACGACGATGAACCTGTCATTGTCAGTAGACTAAAAAATAAGATTCCCTAATCAATTAACAGCTGCTAAGTTACTGAATGTCAGagaaagattttaattttgttttttcttctTAAATTCATCTGGTTAATTTAATTAGTCAcgtgaaaattataataaatcttaattatacgtaaattattgtttcatttcttttctttaatgAAGGTAAGAAGCTAGTTGGATTCTTCAGTTAGAAATTAGGTATGTGAAGGTCACGCCGCCGACGCCGCCGCCGTCGACGTCGAAAAGTCGGCGCGCCGCCGCTGACAGTTTGACTGTCGGCGCTCATATCTAATACGGAACCCTCGTTGTGCGAGTTTCACTCGActttggccggtttttattaaataactatattcgtaaataaataatttattaaaatctaatttttatttgcattaatctgataaaatatcacccaatatactcttaattctttttctaagctggtggacgcgaactggtccacgggtggacgcaaactggaatttttggacgcgaactgggtaaaacgcctaattctgctatttatctagataaataaaaaccacatgatatttccaacacaattgaaagtaaatcttataatagactatgtaatgaacacgttacataaattttgcgttgaaatttgttctggaacatttttattttctccttcaaactttccaactgcactaagtggacgcgaactggcgcaatgaccctaggtacttacatcatcatatatattttttattatgttatcaaAATTCATTCAACTATGCTGCagatttatgtaggtataggtacgactacctatatgtaaataatcataaaaatatggcttaaataaaaaacgtaaTACCTCTATAAGTTACGACATACAACCTTGAAGGAGTCAAGAGTCAAGACCCTTTCGTAGAACTAGTCTATTTTAATCCCTTATTGCCTAGGCATCTATTATATGAAACAGgtatcttaataaataatcatactCTTCGTAACAGAGCTCTATCGTGTAATCATGTTTAGCTTTATTACAATACTAGcggtgctccgcggttttacccgcagtgctccgctcctgttgatcttagcgagatgatatatagcgccttcctcaataaatcggttatctaacaccgaaaatttttttcaaatcgaatcagtaattcccgagattagcgcgttcaaacaatcaaataaaCTTTTCAGCGTTATATTAGTATCTAGTTagtatacttaattaataaaatatgtgttattatttattctataaacagttttttaaagtaaaatttcgcgttgagagtaaaattacaAGGTCATGTCATGACATAACggcacgtcatggagtaaggcgacgattgaatcttgccaaagaagtttcacttctgaaacGTGCGCTCGgcacacacactcttttttgttttaaaaattaattttcttatttttggCACCGACTGCTTGTTATCTATTTACCTAGTAACACTTAAGTTTAGTGCTTAGTGAATCATtcagtattaaaaatacctcTACCTACATTGAacatagaaaattattaatttttgaaaattattaatacatatttgaatttatggatttctatatattttaataggtaaCTACATGTAAATCCAAATTCTTCATAATTCTCACCTGTA
Encoded here:
- the LOC123703967 gene encoding uncharacterized protein LOC123703967, whose translation is MTIYPHEMNLLKFTLATQQVTGKHTGEKIKDEIQSILRTFQIPQKDIVLVTDSGSNMKRAADLLNMQNHRSLGHGLHNLVTVDGIQNTDEVLCLINKCKKIVKHLRYRAPQLEAAASKEQRDLLSSFVDIDINHSDDEDSSIDVHVEEPLTSSGTGAPPTIKTSTPTRWHSMLMMLKSINHNANHRPIRDIIIIIISPYTFPLLGHGPPMRVQAIIHHAGQVLTSFFNKFKTIVEILSSESQTTINLALIFKSEIRRLLEECDDDEPVILEIRYVKVTPPTPPPSTSKSRRAAADSLTVGAHI